In a single window of the Eriocheir sinensis breed Jianghai 21 chromosome 61, ASM2467909v1, whole genome shotgun sequence genome:
- the LOC126986056 gene encoding sulfotransferase 1C4-like, which produces MMVLDSGHKATLLEGEELAQQQKDFTGYKDGLVRFSPGGWLLTKKFTKFANGLYNFKWRSSDVLLMTYPKCGTTWTQEIIWTMRNNASLDHPRANDPLMDRAPFIEFDMFLPDGLTRESPIIAGMTPSFLRLCPDADPNDGVYLQVSAAAPVPRTIKTHLPFSFFHPSLLDTAKVVYVARNPKDVLLSYCHHSRLLFEHGFQGTVEDFYKYFIGGDLLYGPYDEHVREGWERHTHPNLHFVFYEDMQADIMKELRRLNDFMNTQLTEEQLKKVADYTSFESMKTRGNEQMKDFFNQDVYKKDGGFFRKGKSGDWKKSLTPELVAEMDSWIVKHFNFGVSFK; this is translated from the exons ATG ATGGTGCTAGACAGCGGCCACAAGGCAACACTCCTGGAGGGGGAGGAGCTGGCGCAGCAGCAGAAGGACTTCACAGGCTACAAGGACGGTCTGGTTCGCTTCAGCCCCGGCGGTTGGCTCTTGACTAAGAAGTTCACCAAATTCGCTAATGGCCTTTACAACTTCAAG TGGCGGAGCAGTGACGTGTTGCTGATGACGTACCCCAAGTGTGGCACCACCTGGACCCAGGAAATCATCTGGACCATGAGGAACAACGCCAGTCTCGACCACCCCCGCGCCAATGACCCCCTCATGGACCGAGCTCCCTTCATTGA ATTTGACATGTTCTTACCAGATGGACTGACCAGGGAAAGTCCAATAATAGCGGGAATGACCCCATCATTTTTGCGCCTATGTCCAGACGCTGACCCCAATGATGGAGTGTACTTGCAGGTCTCAGCGGCCGCGCCTGTCCCAAGAACCATAAAGACGCACctgcccttctccttcttccacccttcaCTTCTAGACACAGCTAAG GTGGTGTACGTGGCCCGGAACCCCAAGGATGTGCTGCTCTCCTACTGCCACCACTCACGCCTCTTATTTGAGCACGGCTTTCAAGGCACAGTGGAGGATTTCTACAAATACTTCATCGGTGGAGACT TGTTGTACGGGCCCTATGACGAGCAtgtaagggaggggtgggagagacacacccacccaaaccTTCACTTTGTGTTCTACGAGGACATGCAGGCCGACATCATGAAGGAGTTACGCAGACTAAATGACTTCATGAACACTCAGCTGACAGAGGAGCAGCTGAAGAAG GTGGCAGACTACACCTCCTTCGAGAGCATGAAAACCCGAGGCAATGAGCAAATGAAGGACTTTTTCAACCAAGACGTATATAAGAAAGACGGAGGATTCTtcagaaagg GGAAGAGCGGTGACTGGAAGAAGAGCCTCACTCCTGAACTTGTTGCTGAGATGGACTCGTGGATTGTCAAACACTTTAATTTTGGTGTCTCCTTTAAATAA